In one window of Actinomycetes bacterium DNA:
- a CDS encoding STAS domain-containing protein encodes MKALDSTLRKPPTRHVQVIFLAGDIDAQRRGEMADLIRAFVSSPAVNALVDLVYVTFFDTTRLGFLARLRRAATARRGTVSFAPPRTCSAR; translated from the coding sequence ATGAAGGCGCTCGACTCCACGCTGCGCAAGCCGCCGACCCGGCACGTACAGGTCATCTTCCTTGCCGGTGACATCGACGCGCAGCGGCGCGGGGAGATGGCCGATCTCATCCGGGCCTTTGTCTCCAGCCCGGCGGTGAACGCGCTCGTGGACCTGGTGTACGTCACCTTCTTCGACACCACCCGACTCGGCTTTCTCGCACGCCTGCGCCGAGCGGCCACCGCTCGCCGTGGCACGGTCTCCTTCGCCCCCCCACGAACGTGCTCCGCACGCTGA
- a CDS encoding ArsA-related P-loop ATPase, whose product MPSDPGDRAGARLHVVTGKGGTGKTTLAAAAAIALASGGRRTLLVEVEGRQGIAQLFGCPPLPYAERRVAVARGGGEVHALAVDVEDALLEYLQTVYHLGRA is encoded by the coding sequence GTGCCCTCAGACCCCGGCGACAGGGCCGGCGCCCGACTGCATGTGGTGACCGGCAAGGGAGGCACCGGCAAGACGACCTTGGCGGCGGCTGCCGCGATCGCGCTGGCTTCGGGGGGCCGGCGCACGCTGCTCGTCGAAGTGGAGGGGCGCCAGGGCATCGCGCAGCTGTTCGGCTGCCCGCCGCTGCCCTACGCCGAGCGTCGCGTCGCGGTGGCCAGGGGCGGTGGTGAGGTCCATGCCCTGGCCGTTGACGTCGAGGATGCGCTGCTGGAGTACCTGCAGACCGTCTACCACCTCGGTCGGGCGAG